A genomic segment from Streptomyces sp. NBC_01233 encodes:
- a CDS encoding winged helix DNA-binding domain-containing protein, with amino-acid sequence MQSIPVSWTAANARRMDRQGLLTPATTAGTSPADIAGRMLGAHAQVMSAAELSIALRLDGATRTDVRDALTGGPGPARGQGPGGRPAALVKTFGPRGTIHLLPAQDLPWWTGALSALPARPSTLSPEARMTAAQTDEVLAAIADALTGAELTVDELTEAIVARTGSWAADPVMPAFQTLWPRWRQVTHTAAQRGVLAFGRDRGRKVTYTNPDCAPASPARSLHELVNRYLRAYGPATAEDFAAWLAAPKGWAAALFASLAEKDRIEAVACAPGRAWVAAGDTAFPDEPARGLRLLPYFDAYVVACRPRELFFSGSAATRALAGGQAGNYPVLLVDGTVAGVWHQRRTGRRIALTVEPVARLNAANRRALDEQVARTGALFEGTAHLTLGKVTVGPHA; translated from the coding sequence ATGCAGTCGATCCCGGTGTCCTGGACCGCCGCGAACGCCCGCCGGATGGACCGGCAAGGACTCCTCACCCCTGCCACGACCGCCGGTACCTCGCCCGCCGACATCGCCGGGCGGATGCTCGGCGCACACGCCCAGGTGATGTCCGCGGCGGAACTCTCCATCGCGCTGCGCCTGGACGGCGCGACCCGCACCGACGTACGCGACGCGCTGACCGGCGGACCCGGTCCGGCCCGCGGGCAGGGCCCGGGAGGGCGACCGGCCGCGCTGGTCAAGACCTTCGGGCCGCGCGGCACCATCCATCTGCTGCCTGCCCAGGACCTGCCCTGGTGGACCGGGGCCCTCTCCGCTCTGCCCGCCCGCCCCAGCACCTTGAGCCCAGAAGCCCGGATGACGGCGGCCCAGACGGACGAGGTGCTCGCAGCGATCGCCGACGCGCTCACCGGCGCCGAACTGACGGTGGACGAGCTCACCGAGGCGATCGTGGCACGGACCGGTTCCTGGGCCGCGGACCCGGTCATGCCCGCCTTCCAGACGCTGTGGCCGCGCTGGCGCCAGGTCACGCACACCGCCGCGCAGCGCGGAGTGCTGGCGTTCGGCCGCGATCGGGGCCGCAAGGTCACGTACACCAATCCCGACTGCGCCCCTGCCTCTCCCGCCCGCTCGCTGCACGAGCTGGTGAACCGCTACCTGCGCGCCTACGGACCCGCCACCGCCGAAGACTTCGCCGCCTGGCTCGCCGCCCCCAAGGGCTGGGCCGCCGCGCTCTTCGCCTCCCTCGCCGAGAAGGACCGCATCGAGGCCGTGGCCTGTGCGCCCGGCCGCGCATGGGTCGCCGCCGGCGACACCGCCTTCCCGGACGAACCCGCGCGTGGCCTGAGACTGCTGCCCTACTTCGACGCGTACGTCGTCGCCTGCCGCCCCCGCGAACTGTTCTTCTCCGGCTCTGCGGCCACCCGGGCCCTGGCCGGCGGCCAGGCCGGCAACTACCCCGTCCTCCTGGTCGACGGCACGGTCGCCGGTGTCTGGCACCAGCGACGTACGGGCCGCCGCATCGCGCTCACCGTGGAACCGGTGGCCCGACTGAACGCGGCCAACCGCCGTGCACTGGACGAACAGGTGGCACGTACGGGCGCCCTGTTCGAGGGAACTGCGCACCTCACGCTCGGCAAGGTCACGGTGGGACCCCACGCCTGA
- a CDS encoding DUF6243 family protein has protein sequence MTDSKNINNPVGQGGGQRKKLSRAERQNNGPHRNLDRRGAADQKAELVRKMREKAGAAEGAGQAGDDTAQS, from the coding sequence GTGACCGACAGCAAGAACATCAACAACCCCGTGGGTCAGGGCGGCGGCCAGCGCAAGAAGCTGTCCCGCGCCGAACGGCAGAACAACGGTCCGCACCGCAACCTCGACCGCCGGGGTGCAGCCGACCAGAAGGCGGAGCTGGTGCGCAAGATGCGCGAGAAGGCCGGCGCAGCTGAGGGCGCCGGGCAGGCGGGCGACGACACCGCACAGAGCTGA
- a CDS encoding DUF3224 domain-containing protein, which yields MPTPVETGGRFTFANWEENPVGSTEAVPRLAHARVTNAFTGGIEAAETACDYTIAYTGENVGSYSGMELLTGSVDGRKGGFVLEERGTFDAGGTVCHFEVVPGSATGDLAGLTGSGGFTYRHGDSSVAYSFTYDLT from the coding sequence ATGCCCACGCCCGTAGAGACCGGTGGCCGCTTCACCTTCGCCAACTGGGAGGAGAACCCCGTCGGATCCACGGAGGCCGTCCCGCGGCTCGCCCATGCCCGTGTCACCAATGCCTTCACCGGTGGGATCGAGGCCGCCGAGACCGCGTGCGACTACACGATCGCCTACACGGGGGAGAACGTCGGCAGCTACAGCGGCATGGAACTGCTGACCGGCAGCGTCGACGGCCGCAAGGGCGGCTTCGTCCTGGAGGAACGCGGCACCTTCGATGCCGGCGGCACCGTCTGCCACTTCGAGGTGGTCCCCGGCTCCGCCACCGGAGACCTCGCCGGACTGACGGGCTCCGGAGGCTTCACCTACCGCCACGGCGATTCCTCCGTCGCCTACTCCTTCACCTACGACCTGACCTGA
- a CDS encoding class I SAM-dependent DNA methyltransferase, protein MTSSELWTRATADRYDAEEAETSSAAVLGPTLAFLAELVGDGRALEFAIGTGRVGVPLRERGVPVVGIELSEHMAAVLRRKIDEDMLPVVIGDMATTVVPGEFTLVYLVYNTITNLLTQDEQVECFRNAARHLSPGGRFVIELGVPPLRFLPPGQVAVPFDVSEGHLGFDTFDLVEQILVSHHFTRDGDDDDGRYRRDNSRHRYAWPAELDLMARIAGLELERRVAGWDGAPFTQDCAKHISVWRKPT, encoded by the coding sequence GTGACGAGCAGTGAGCTGTGGACCCGTGCGACCGCCGACCGCTACGACGCCGAGGAGGCCGAGACGTCCTCGGCCGCCGTCCTCGGACCGACTCTCGCCTTCCTCGCCGAGCTCGTCGGAGACGGCCGGGCGCTGGAGTTCGCCATCGGGACCGGACGAGTGGGCGTCCCGCTCCGGGAACGCGGCGTGCCGGTCGTGGGCATCGAACTGTCCGAGCACATGGCAGCGGTGCTGCGGCGCAAGATCGACGAGGACATGCTCCCGGTAGTCATCGGGGACATGGCCACCACCGTCGTTCCCGGCGAGTTCACCCTGGTCTATCTCGTCTACAACACCATCACGAACCTGCTCACGCAGGACGAGCAGGTCGAGTGCTTCCGCAACGCCGCACGTCACCTGTCGCCCGGCGGCCGGTTCGTCATCGAGCTCGGCGTGCCGCCGCTGCGCTTCCTGCCGCCCGGGCAGGTCGCGGTGCCCTTCGACGTCTCCGAAGGGCATCTCGGCTTCGACACCTTCGACCTCGTCGAGCAGATTCTCGTCTCGCACCACTTCACCCGCGACGGCGACGACGACGACGGCCGCTACCGCCGCGACAACTCCCGGCACCGCTACGCCTGGCCGGCAGAGCTCGACCTGATGGCACGGATCGCCGGGCTCGAGCTGGAACGTCGCGTCGCGGGCTGGGACGGGGCGCCGTTCACCCAGGACTGTGCGAAGCACATCTCCGTGTGGCGCAAGCCAACCTGA
- a CDS encoding TIGR03086 family metal-binding protein, whose amino-acid sequence MTHPTTLDLGPQARIVARLAAGVPDARLADPTPCPEYAVSVLLHHLTGLAVAFRDAARKDLGPTTDTAPDPAASSLPADWREELPRVLGELAEAWRDPAAWTGMTRAGGVDLPGEIAGAVAADELVVHGWDLARATGQEYAPDQAALRASHAFLLAAAEDESRGGGIFGPVVPVPDDAPLLDRAVGLSGRDPGWTPPTSP is encoded by the coding sequence ATGACGCATCCGACGACTCTCGACCTCGGACCACAGGCCCGGATCGTGGCCCGTCTCGCGGCAGGTGTACCGGACGCCCGGCTCGCCGACCCGACGCCCTGCCCCGAGTACGCGGTCAGCGTCCTGCTGCATCACCTCACGGGCCTCGCCGTCGCCTTCCGCGACGCCGCCCGCAAGGACCTGGGCCCCACGACCGACACGGCTCCCGACCCGGCCGCGTCCTCCCTGCCCGCCGACTGGCGCGAGGAACTGCCCCGGGTCCTCGGCGAGCTGGCCGAGGCCTGGAGGGATCCTGCCGCCTGGACCGGTATGACCCGCGCGGGCGGCGTGGACCTACCCGGTGAAATCGCGGGTGCGGTGGCTGCCGACGAACTGGTTGTTCATGGCTGGGACCTGGCCCGGGCCACCGGCCAGGAGTACGCACCGGACCAGGCCGCGCTGCGCGCCTCGCATGCGTTCCTCCTGGCGGCCGCCGAGGACGAGAGCCGCGGCGGGGGCATCTTCGGCCCCGTCGTGCCTGTACCCGACGACGCCCCGCTACTGGACCGGGCAGTCGGGCTGAGCGGGCGCGATCCGGGTTGGACGCCTCCGACGTCCCCATGA
- a CDS encoding phospholipase: MARTVRTTALVSTSALALGFSLLGATAPASAADAPTPHLDSVEQTLRQVSPGLEGSVWERTSGNRLGSSTPGGADWLLQTPGCWGDATCTDRPGSRRLLEKMRQDIAGARETVDISTLAPFPNGGYQEAIVAGLRESAQKGNRLKVRILVGAAPIYHSTVIPSSYRDELLAKLGPAASGNITLNVASMTTSKTAFSWNHSKLVVVDGSSVITGGINSWKDDYLETSHPVSDVDLALSGPAAGSAGRYLDSLWDWTCRNKSSWSSVWFAASPGADCMPSLPRPASPEGGGNVPALAVGGLGVGIRQSDPTSAFRPVLPTAGDTRCGIGVYDRTNADRDYDTVNPEESALRALVSSATSHIEISQQDVHATCPPLPRYDVRLYDALAAKLVSGVKVRIVVSDPANRGTIGSGGYSQIKSLSEVSDALRGRVTALTGDGGRARTALCENLQLATFRASDQPTWADGKPYAQHHKLVSVDGSAFYIGSKNLYPSWLQDFGYVVESPAAAGQLKSDLLDPQWRYSQATATYDYARGLCQG, translated from the coding sequence TTGGCACGCACCGTCCGTACGACGGCCCTCGTCTCCACCTCGGCCCTCGCGCTCGGCTTCTCCCTCCTCGGCGCCACCGCCCCCGCGTCTGCCGCGGACGCGCCCACACCGCACCTGGACTCGGTCGAGCAGACCCTGCGTCAGGTCTCCCCGGGCCTGGAGGGCTCGGTATGGGAACGCACCTCCGGCAACCGGCTCGGCTCCTCCACCCCCGGCGGCGCCGACTGGCTCCTCCAGACGCCCGGCTGCTGGGGCGACGCCACGTGCACCGACCGGCCCGGATCCCGCCGTCTCCTGGAGAAGATGCGCCAGGACATCGCCGGCGCCCGGGAAACGGTGGACATATCGACGCTGGCGCCCTTCCCCAACGGCGGCTACCAGGAGGCGATCGTCGCGGGCCTCAGGGAATCCGCCCAGAAGGGCAACCGGCTGAAGGTGCGGATCCTGGTCGGCGCCGCGCCCATCTACCACTCCACGGTGATCCCGTCGTCGTACCGCGACGAACTGCTCGCGAAGCTCGGCCCCGCCGCCTCGGGCAACATCACGCTCAACGTGGCCTCGATGACCACCTCGAAGACCGCCTTCTCCTGGAACCACTCCAAGCTGGTCGTGGTGGACGGCAGTTCGGTGATCACCGGCGGCATCAACAGCTGGAAGGACGACTACCTCGAGACCTCCCACCCGGTGAGCGACGTCGACCTCGCGCTGTCCGGGCCCGCCGCGGGCTCCGCGGGACGCTACCTGGACTCCCTCTGGGACTGGACCTGCCGCAACAAGAGCAGCTGGAGCTCGGTCTGGTTCGCCGCCTCGCCCGGCGCGGACTGCATGCCCTCCCTGCCCCGGCCCGCCTCCCCGGAAGGCGGGGGGAACGTGCCCGCGCTCGCCGTCGGAGGGCTCGGCGTGGGCATCCGCCAGAGTGACCCCACCTCGGCCTTCCGCCCGGTCCTGCCCACGGCCGGCGACACCAGGTGCGGGATCGGGGTGTACGACAGGACGAACGCCGACCGGGACTACGACACCGTCAACCCGGAGGAGAGCGCCCTGCGCGCCCTGGTCTCCAGCGCGACCTCGCACATCGAGATCTCCCAGCAGGACGTGCACGCCACGTGCCCGCCGCTGCCCCGCTACGACGTACGCCTCTACGACGCCCTCGCCGCGAAGCTCGTCTCCGGGGTGAAGGTCCGCATCGTCGTGAGCGACCCGGCGAACCGCGGCACCATCGGCAGCGGCGGCTACTCGCAGATCAAGTCGCTCTCCGAGGTGAGCGACGCCCTGCGCGGCCGGGTGACGGCCCTGACCGGTGACGGCGGCCGGGCGCGGACGGCCCTGTGCGAGAACCTCCAGCTGGCGACGTTCCGTGCTTCCGATCAGCCGACCTGGGCGGACGGCAAGCCGTACGCCCAGCACCACAAGCTGGTCTCCGTCGACGGATCGGCCTTCTACATCGGCTCCAAGAACCTGTACCCGTCCTGGCTGCAGGACTTCGGTTACGTCGTAGAGAGCCCGGCGGCGGCCGGACAGCTGAAGAGCGACCTGCTGGACCCGCAGTGGCGGTACTCCCAGGCCACCGCGACGTACGACTACGCCCGCGGCCTCTGCCAGGGCTGA
- a CDS encoding RNA ligase (ATP), with protein sequence MSTLRVTAEELTVHEHPNADALELAQVGLYRAVIAKGAYRTGEFALYIPEQAVLPAGLIEELGLTGRLAGGSADRVKAVRLRGELSQGLVCRPRALADVDLVQAAKEGTDFAELLGITKWSPPIPTTMNGDVEAAADLMPWVDIENLQRYPHIFEPGEQVVLTEKLHGTACLFTYVVQEERSIVSSKGFGSKGLALKEDERNLYWRAVRGHGVPAVAAALAARLGATRVGIFAEVYGAGVQDLAYGTDVRTADTPPGYAVFDVSAEIDGQVRWLDPAAVLTDGELPLVPRLYEGPYGLDTVLELASGRETVSGRAVHLREGVVIRPSAERYSPVVGGRAIAKAVSPAYLTRKGGTEYE encoded by the coding sequence ATGTCGACTTTGAGAGTCACCGCCGAAGAGCTGACCGTCCACGAGCACCCGAACGCCGACGCGCTGGAGCTGGCCCAAGTGGGCCTGTACCGCGCCGTGATCGCCAAGGGCGCCTACCGGACCGGCGAGTTCGCGCTCTACATACCCGAACAGGCCGTGCTGCCCGCCGGACTGATCGAGGAGCTCGGCCTCACCGGGCGGCTCGCCGGCGGCTCCGCCGACCGGGTCAAGGCGGTCCGGCTGCGCGGCGAACTCTCGCAGGGCCTGGTGTGCCGGCCGCGCGCGCTCGCCGACGTCGACCTCGTACAGGCGGCCAAGGAGGGCACGGACTTCGCGGAGCTGCTCGGCATCACCAAATGGTCCCCGCCCATCCCCACGACGATGAACGGCGACGTCGAAGCGGCCGCCGACCTGATGCCGTGGGTCGACATCGAGAACCTCCAGCGCTACCCGCACATCTTCGAGCCGGGCGAGCAGGTCGTCCTCACGGAGAAACTGCACGGCACCGCCTGCCTGTTCACGTACGTGGTCCAGGAGGAGCGGTCCATCGTCTCCTCCAAGGGCTTCGGCTCGAAGGGGCTGGCGCTCAAGGAGGACGAGCGCAACCTCTACTGGCGGGCCGTACGCGGCCACGGCGTGCCGGCCGTCGCGGCGGCCCTGGCCGCCCGGCTCGGCGCCACCCGGGTCGGGATCTTCGCCGAGGTGTACGGCGCGGGCGTCCAGGACCTGGCCTACGGGACCGACGTGCGCACCGCCGACACGCCACCCGGGTACGCCGTCTTCGACGTGTCCGCCGAAATCGACGGGCAGGTGCGCTGGCTGGACCCGGCCGCCGTCCTGACGGACGGGGAACTGCCGCTGGTGCCACGGCTGTACGAGGGCCCGTACGGCCTCGACACGGTGCTGGAGCTCGCGAGCGGCCGCGAAACCGTGTCCGGGCGGGCCGTGCACCTGCGCGAGGGCGTCGTGATCCGCCCGTCGGCGGAGCGCTACAGTCCGGTCGTCGGCGGCCGGGCCATCGCCAAGGCGGTCAGCCCGGCCTACCTGACCCGCAAGGGCGGCACCGAGTACGAGTGA
- a CDS encoding GNAT family N-acetyltransferase — protein sequence MIERPGLGGAHVKVELRKTVDSDLGVFWVQLTDPGLQYMAAITRKYHYDRGLFDAHWAKVRHDPEVTLRTVLADRVVVGHAAVFGPPEEREVTYVIGREHWGRGIATRALAELIRLEDTRPLHAGAVADNAGSIRVLEKCGFTVTGRERDFARARGEEVDVVLLTLS from the coding sequence GTGATCGAACGGCCGGGGCTGGGGGGAGCGCACGTGAAGGTCGAGCTGCGGAAGACGGTGGACAGCGATCTCGGTGTGTTCTGGGTGCAGTTGACGGACCCGGGGCTCCAGTACATGGCGGCGATCACCAGGAAGTACCACTACGATCGGGGCCTCTTCGACGCGCACTGGGCGAAGGTGCGCCACGACCCCGAGGTGACGCTGCGTACGGTGCTGGCCGACCGGGTGGTGGTCGGGCACGCCGCCGTCTTCGGGCCGCCCGAGGAGCGCGAGGTGACGTACGTGATCGGCCGCGAGCACTGGGGGCGGGGGATCGCCACCCGGGCGCTGGCCGAGCTGATCCGGCTGGAGGACACCCGCCCGCTGCATGCCGGGGCGGTGGCCGACAACGCGGGCTCGATCCGCGTGTTGGAGAAGTGCGGGTTCACCGTCACCGGCCGCGAGCGCGATTTCGCGCGGGCCCGTGGTGAAGAGGTGGACGTCGTCCTGCTCACCCTGAGCTGA
- a CDS encoding MerR family transcriptional regulator: MFTIGDFAKHGRVSVRMLRHYDALGLLRPARVDPFTGYRFYEAGQLARLNRVIALKELGFSLDEVGTILGERVGAEELRGMLRLRRVELEAAMAAAAARLVQVEARLRTIENEGTMPADDIVVKSLPPVRLAELTGTAGSYEPQDIGPVIGPLYDELCRRIEEAGVVPTGPGTAYYEDAPGADSGTAVLVHAGLPVAASVRAEDLGGAVRIVTLPGVERAATVVHRGSMDGVLPTSQALARWIDAHGHRSAGYARELTLSCPQDPDQWVTELQEPLATP; encoded by the coding sequence ATGTTCACCATCGGAGACTTCGCCAAACACGGCCGGGTGTCGGTCCGCATGCTGCGTCACTACGACGCCCTCGGACTGCTGCGCCCGGCGCGTGTCGACCCGTTCACCGGCTACCGCTTCTACGAGGCCGGGCAGCTCGCCCGCCTCAACCGTGTCATCGCGCTCAAGGAACTCGGCTTCAGCCTCGACGAGGTGGGGACGATCCTCGGCGAGCGGGTGGGCGCGGAGGAGCTGCGCGGCATGCTGCGGCTGCGGCGGGTGGAGCTGGAGGCGGCCATGGCCGCCGCAGCGGCCCGGCTGGTCCAGGTCGAGGCGAGGCTCCGGACCATCGAGAACGAGGGAACCATGCCTGCCGACGACATCGTCGTGAAGAGCCTTCCGCCCGTCCGGCTCGCCGAGCTGACCGGGACGGCCGGGAGTTACGAACCGCAGGACATCGGGCCGGTCATCGGGCCGCTCTACGACGAGCTGTGCCGCCGGATCGAGGAGGCCGGGGTCGTGCCGACCGGTCCCGGCACCGCCTACTACGAGGACGCGCCGGGCGCGGACTCCGGAACGGCGGTCCTGGTCCACGCCGGTCTGCCGGTGGCGGCCTCGGTGCGCGCCGAGGATCTCGGGGGCGCGGTGCGGATCGTCACGCTGCCCGGCGTGGAGCGGGCCGCGACCGTGGTGCACCGGGGCTCGATGGACGGCGTACTGCCGACCTCGCAGGCCCTGGCCCGGTGGATCGACGCGCACGGCCACCGCTCGGCGGGGTACGCGCGGGAACTGACCCTCTCCTGCCCGCAGGACCCGGACCAGTGGGTCACCGAACTCCAGGAGCCCCTCGCCACACCCTGA
- a CDS encoding HD domain-containing protein: protein MSRTDALSRALDTPGDPPLRPLPPTVSALLRELAAPPRLAAHLRLVHDVAYELADRLAGHCPGLAFDREAVLFGAATHDIGKTVHTAELGGPGSEHEPAGRELLLAHGFTEQQARFAATHAAWGEDGVTTEELLVSLADKVWKGKRVQDLEDLVVGRLAGATGAERWEAYLELDGVLGRIAEGADGRLDFQAAFPVHA, encoded by the coding sequence ATGTCCCGGACCGATGCCTTGTCGAGGGCGCTCGACACCCCGGGGGATCCGCCGCTGCGGCCCCTTCCGCCCACCGTGTCCGCACTGTTGCGCGAGCTGGCCGCCCCGCCCCGGCTGGCCGCACACCTGCGGCTCGTGCACGACGTCGCGTACGAGCTGGCCGACCGGCTGGCGGGGCACTGCCCGGGCCTGGCGTTCGACCGGGAGGCGGTGCTCTTCGGGGCGGCCACCCACGACATCGGGAAGACCGTGCACACGGCCGAACTCGGCGGGCCGGGCTCCGAGCACGAGCCGGCGGGGCGGGAACTGCTGCTGGCTCACGGGTTCACCGAGCAGCAGGCCCGGTTCGCCGCGACGCACGCCGCGTGGGGCGAAGACGGGGTGACCACCGAGGAGTTGCTGGTCAGCCTCGCGGACAAGGTGTGGAAGGGCAAGCGGGTCCAGGACCTGGAGGACCTCGTGGTGGGCCGCCTCGCCGGGGCGACCGGCGCCGAGCGCTGGGAGGCGTACTTGGAGCTGGACGGGGTGCTCGGGCGGATCGCCGAGGGGGCGGACGGGCGGCTCGACTTCCAGGCCGCCTTTCCGGTGCACGCGTGA
- a CDS encoding helix-turn-helix transcriptional regulator, translating into MRADRLLSLLLLLQNRGRMTAPELAAELEVSLRTVYRDVEALGASGVPVLADRGPAGGYRLAEGYRTRLTGLTDAQAGSLFLAGAPGPAQELGLGADLAAAQLKLQAALPAALAGRARRVQDRFHLDAPAWFREADPVPHLAQIAQAVWDQRVLRTHYRRWRGEVRRELHPLGLVLKGGIWYLVAGVEDAVRTYRVARFLAVDTAAEGFERPAGFELAAYWQESTSRLDAVLHQQTAELRLSPRGQRLLPMQFGAAGSRALADAGPTDADGWVRVLLPVESEAIAVGDLLRLGGEAEVLGPPELRRALAETVATLAGRYARPAT; encoded by the coding sequence ATGCGCGCCGACCGGCTCCTCTCCCTGCTCCTGCTGCTACAGAACCGCGGCCGGATGACCGCGCCCGAGCTCGCCGCCGAGCTGGAGGTGTCCTTGCGCACGGTCTACCGGGACGTCGAGGCCCTCGGCGCCTCCGGCGTCCCCGTCCTCGCCGACCGCGGACCGGCCGGCGGGTACCGGCTGGCCGAGGGCTACCGCACCCGCCTCACCGGTCTCACCGACGCCCAGGCCGGCTCCCTCTTCCTGGCCGGCGCCCCCGGACCCGCACAGGAACTCGGCCTCGGCGCCGACCTGGCCGCCGCCCAGCTGAAGCTCCAGGCCGCGCTGCCCGCCGCACTCGCCGGACGGGCCCGGCGGGTCCAGGACCGCTTCCACCTCGACGCGCCCGCCTGGTTCCGGGAGGCCGACCCCGTCCCGCACCTCGCGCAGATCGCCCAGGCCGTGTGGGACCAGCGCGTCCTGCGCACCCACTACCGCCGCTGGCGCGGCGAGGTGCGGCGCGAGCTGCACCCGCTCGGACTCGTCCTCAAGGGCGGCATCTGGTACCTGGTGGCCGGGGTCGAGGACGCCGTACGGACCTACCGGGTCGCCCGGTTCCTGGCCGTGGACACCGCGGCGGAGGGCTTCGAACGGCCCGCCGGTTTCGAACTCGCCGCGTACTGGCAGGAGTCCACCAGCCGCCTGGACGCCGTACTCCACCAGCAGACCGCGGAGCTGCGCCTGTCCCCGCGCGGACAGCGGCTGCTGCCCATGCAGTTCGGGGCGGCGGGCAGCCGGGCACTCGCCGACGCCGGGCCGACCGACGCGGACGGCTGGGTCCGGGTGCTCCTGCCCGTCGAGTCGGAGGCGATCGCCGTCGGCGACCTGCTCCGGTTGGGCGGGGAGGCCGAGGTGCTCGGCCCGCCCGAACTGCGCCGCGCCCTCGCCGAAACGGTGGCCACGCTGGCCGGACGCTACGCCCGACCCGCGACGTAA
- a CDS encoding SDR family NAD(P)-dependent oxidoreductase translates to MARRRPVTVVTGGSRGVGAATALRLAADGHDLALGYARDEAAAEAVAERVRATGARCVTVRGDTSEDCAVERLFDIAGAGLGTPTGLVNNAGVTGPLGRLADARTEDLRRVVEVNLLGYLLCCRRAARDMAESGGGAIVNVSSAAATLGSPGDYVHYAATKAATDALTVGLAKELGPDGIRVNAVAPGIIETGMHAAMGDPDRPARAAAGIPLGRPGRPEEIAGAIAWLLSPEASYTTGTVLRVSGGR, encoded by the coding sequence GTGGCACGACGCCGTCCGGTCACCGTCGTCACCGGCGGCAGCAGGGGCGTCGGTGCGGCGACCGCTCTGCGGCTGGCCGCCGACGGGCACGACCTGGCACTGGGATACGCCCGCGACGAGGCGGCCGCCGAGGCCGTCGCCGAGCGCGTACGGGCCACCGGGGCCCGCTGTGTGACCGTACGCGGCGACACCTCCGAGGACTGCGCCGTCGAGCGGCTCTTCGACATCGCCGGCGCCGGACTCGGCACGCCGACGGGCCTGGTCAACAACGCCGGGGTGACCGGCCCGCTGGGCCGGCTCGCCGACGCCCGGACCGAGGACCTGCGGCGGGTGGTCGAGGTGAACCTCCTCGGGTACCTGCTGTGCTGCCGCCGGGCCGCCCGGGACATGGCGGAGTCGGGCGGCGGGGCGATCGTGAACGTCTCCTCGGCGGCCGCCACCCTCGGCAGCCCCGGGGACTACGTGCACTACGCGGCGACCAAGGCGGCCACCGACGCGCTGACCGTGGGCCTCGCCAAGGAACTCGGCCCGGACGGGATCCGGGTCAACGCCGTGGCGCCCGGCATCATCGAGACCGGCATGCACGCGGCGATGGGTGATCCCGACCGCCCGGCGCGGGCGGCGGCCGGGATCCCGCTCGGGCGGCCCGGCCGGCCCGAGGAGATCGCCGGGGCCATCGCCTGGCTGCTGTCCCCGGAGGCCTCGTACACGACGGGAACCGTGCTGCGGGTCTCCGGCGGCCGCTGA
- a CDS encoding peptidoglycan-binding domain-containing protein translates to MSQHPDESGLVPDDHLLVRPYVASSGRPPLSTASAWPQTGPLAFPGPARGPQADGPDALPAPARADARDAVRDAAASGSRSRLPLAVGSLLALGVVGALVLLLSGPEPEPPRAGPPPELSLPALPAGSPDADVTGEPRTTASARSGAPSAAPTTEPPTTAGEDADPSSSASPPRPSAGYVTLRMGDKGPEVSALQEMLYGQGFTYVSVTGVYDGQTKRGVSQLQRDRSVKGDPQGVYGPATQAAMS, encoded by the coding sequence ATGTCCCAGCACCCTGATGAGAGCGGGCTCGTCCCCGACGACCACCTGCTCGTACGCCCGTACGTCGCCTCCTCGGGCCGACCGCCGCTGTCGACGGCGTCCGCCTGGCCGCAGACCGGACCCCTCGCCTTCCCCGGACCGGCGCGCGGCCCACAGGCCGATGGCCCCGACGCACTCCCCGCCCCGGCGCGCGCCGATGCCCGCGACGCCGTTCGCGATGCCGCGGCCTCCGGGAGCCGCAGCCGGCTTCCGCTGGCCGTGGGCAGCCTGCTCGCGCTCGGCGTGGTCGGCGCCCTGGTGCTCCTGCTGAGCGGGCCCGAGCCGGAACCGCCCCGGGCCGGCCCGCCGCCCGAGCTGTCCCTGCCGGCGCTCCCGGCAGGCAGCCCGGACGCCGACGTCACCGGGGAACCCCGGACGACCGCGTCCGCACGGTCCGGGGCGCCCTCGGCCGCCCCGACGACGGAACCTCCCACGACCGCGGGCGAGGACGCGGATCCCTCGTCGAGCGCGTCGCCGCCGCGACCGTCGGCCGGCTACGTGACCCTGCGGATGGGGGACAAGGGGCCGGAGGTCAGCGCCCTGCAGGAGATGCTCTACGGGCAGGGGTTCACGTACGTCTCCGTCACCGGCGTCTACGACGGCCAGACCAAGCGCGGTGTCAGCCAGCTCCAGCGCGACCGGTCCGTCAAGGGAGACCCGCAGGGCGTCTACGGCCCCGCCACACAGGCGGCGATGAGCTAG